A segment of the Echinicola strongylocentroti genome:
TGACAACGATGAAAAAGTACCCAGACTATAATCCCCGCAAAAAGGAAATCACACCGCTCAAGGAAGCTTTTGAAGAATTACTCCAGGCCTACAAGCTCAAGGATCGCTTCAACGAAAGGAAAATCGTCAGCGCTTGGGGAGAGATGATGGGAAACTCCATAGCCAGTCGCACCTCCAGCATCTATGCCAAGGACAAGAAGCTCTTTGTAAAACTGTCCTCCGGACCGATCAAAAAGGAACTGATGATGAACAAGAGCCGGGTACTTGCCATTATTGAAGATAAATTCGGAAAAGGGGCCATAGAGGACATCTCCTTCCTTTAGTTCCTTGAGCAAGTTTAATCCTGCGCAGCAAATACCCTTTTTAGCAGGCTGCTTGTTCGTTCCATTGGATTTTCCCGGATCGCCTCCTCTTCCTCGGCAATAAGCTTGAACAATCCTTCAATTGCCCTTTGGGTGACATAATTGTTCAGGTCCGGATCCAGCTTTTTACTGGTCGTTGGGAAATTATTGTAAGAACTCACTAAATCACCATAATACCTGGTAGCACCAACATTATCAAGGGACTTTTGGACATGTGGCCTGAACAGCTCCACCAGCTGATCAGTCGTGGTACGCTGTAGGTACTGGGTAGCGGCATCATCTTCTCCTTTGAGGATGGTCCAAGCATCCTGAATGGTCATTTGCTTAATGGCACTTATAAAAATAGGCTTGGCCTCTTTGGCCGCGTCTTCCGCTCCCCGGTTAATAGTAGTGATCACCTTGTCCACTTCTCCTCCCAGACCAATCTTTCGAAGGGTGTTTTCCACTTTTCGCACATCCTCGGGCAGGCCTATCCGTATCAGGTCATTGCCCAAGTAGCCATCCTGCTTACTGGCTATTCCCACACCCGTGTCTATTCCTTTTTCCAAGGCTTCCTTCAGCCCATTGCTCACCTCTCCTTCAGAGAGGCTCGCTTCTGTTGCCCCTTGTATGAACTTGTTCACTTCTGCTGCAGTACAGCTCATCATCATGGTCACTATGGCCAACATCCAGGCCAATACATTTCTTTGCATCTTCATCGTTGATTAAAAATATCCACTTTAATTGATTCAGGTTATTTGGTTGACATTACGTATAATTGTAATGGTTTTTGTACATGCTCAAGTTTCCCAACATAAATATCGGAAAAATCTTACTCCTAGTGACCGTGCTCACTTGGTTGGGACTGCTTTTTGTAGACCTCCTGCGACTCTTTGGCACGGTAAACAGGATGAATCTGGGCATTGCCCATGAGATCACTTGGACACTCGAAATCATCTTTTTCATCTTGGTGTATCTATTTTACACGCGGTCCATTGACCGCAATGAACAGAATAACTTCATCCAACTGATCTGGCGGGCAGCTTCTACCGGCCTGATGGTCATTGGAGCAGCTTTTCTGATCCGTATTTTCTATATTGTACTGGATGATACACGGCTGAGCACCGATCCTTTATTGGCCAATTTCTTTTACCATGTCAATTTCGGACTCACGTCTTTATTCCTTATTTCATGCGCTTTGCTATGGAAAAAACTCATTTTATACCAAAAGAACAAAAATACCGTCCAGCAATGGCAAATATATGAAGTCATGCTTTTTGTTAGCATGTTTTATGTATATTTTAATCAAAACACATTTGATTTCACCTTCCTTTTTGGTCTGGTATTCCTGATCATCTTTGGCGTGATCATTTCTGTAAACCTCAAATGGATCCCCTACCTTACCTTTAAGGACAAGTGGAAATCCATATTGTTCTTTGCAATCATCCTGATCACCACCTCATTTCTGTTCATGCAGTCCATGAGCTATCAAAGCCACAATGCTGAGATCAACCTCATGGATAATTTATTCCTGATAGGCCTTTTTGGTTTTGTGTTCATTTATTCACTTTTCAGTTTTTTGGTCACGCTGTTCAACCTGCCCACCTCTTCGGTTTTTGAACAAAAACTCACCGAAGCCATCAACTTCCAAAAACTAAGCCAATCCATCCAACCTGGACAAAGTGAAACACAGGTCTTGGATATTTTGGTGGACAGCTGCATGAGTGCAGCTTATGCAGATGCCTCTTGGCTGGAAATCGTCGATGAAGAAAACCAACTTCAAATCCTCCATCAACGGTTCATCACCAATAAGGACCGCAAGGAAGTCAAAGAACTGATGAACAAATACAAAACCTTCAGTACTTTTCTAAATCAACGCAGCCCTACTACAATCGACCACATCAACAGTCCTGTAGAGCATGACCTCTATAAGTCCGCGTTGATTGTTCCCATATGGGTAAACAAGCACTTGTTGGGCTATATTTTTCTGCTGAAAGAAGTAAAAAACGGCTTTAACAAAGAAATGCTTAACATCGTCACCACCTTCGTGGGCCAAGCAAGCATTTCCGTAGAAAACCATCGTCTCCTCAACGAAGCCATCAAGAACGAACGGTACAAGGAGGAACTAAAAATCGCTCAACGGGTACAGCGAAGCTTATTGCCTTCCGATCTTCACCACAACGAACATTTTGATATCTTTGGTTTTTCTGAAGCAGCTGATGAAGTGGGGGGAGACTATTATGAGACCTACCAGTTTGACGAAAACCGCTTTGCCCTTATCATTGGAGATGTTTCGGGGAAGGGGCTCTCTGCGGCTTTTAACATGTCTCAGATGAAAGGGGTTTTCCATAGTCTTGTCCAGCTGGACCTGCCCCCAAAGGAGTTTCTGGCCAAGGCCAATAATGCCCTTAGCAGCTGTCTAGCCAAAAACCTGTTTATCACCACCACGTACTATTTGATAGACACCTCCAAATCCTCCATCACCTTTTGCCGTGCTGGACACTGTCCCACATTATATTATGATAATGCAAAAGACCAGACAGATTATATCACGCTCGAAGGCCTAGGCCTAGGAATACTCCGAAACGATAAATACCCAAGCTACCTGCATGAAAAGACCATTCATTACCATTCTGGCGACATTTTGGTAATGTACACCGATGGAATCGTGGAAAGCAAGAACCAAAACGGAGAAGAATATGGTTATGATAGACTAAAAGAAGCCCTCGATACCTACAAGGAAGAATCACCCGAAACCCTCAAAAACCGCATCATCTCTTCGGTGTATGAATTTGTCGGAGAAGCAGCACTTCCCGATGATGACTACTCCCTAATGGTATTAAAATTCCTGTAACAACATTAGCAAAAACTTAGCGTATAATCAGTTATGTTGACAATCAATAAGAAGCAAGACGATAACCATATCCTCCTCTCCCTTAAAGGGCAGGTGGATGCCAGCAATTCTGTAGAGCTGGATGAAGCGATCAAAGAAGTCGTGACACAAAACCACCCGACTATCTTGGTGGATGGGAGTGAACTGGAATACATCTCCTCTGCTGGGCTGGGCGTCTTTATGTCTTATTTGGAAGAATTTGAAGAAAACAACATTCAGTTTTTGATATACGGATTGTCCGAAAAGGTAGCCAATGTCTTTCACATTCTCGGACTGGACCAATTGATCACCATAAAAGCAAACAAGGACGAGGCCTTACAGACCATTCATGAAGCATGAGCTGAGACTATATTGTGAAAAAACCAAGCTCTCGGACCTAAGGGACTTTTTGGACCAAGAGCTTTCTTCTGCCAAACTCACCGATATTCTAAAAAACGAGTTGGTTTTGGCCGTGGAAGAAGTATGCGCTAACCGCATTATCCACACCCATGGCTGTAACCCAGCCAGCCACCTCCATGTGAAAGTCCTAAAGCAGGAGGACAGGATTATTTTTGAAATTACGGACAGTGGAGAGCCTTTTGATATTTTGGACTATAAGACCCCAGACCTAAAAGAAGTCATCAAAGGCCGGCAAAAAAGTAAAGCCGGCGGGGGTGTCGGTATCTTACTGGTCAAACGCATTATGGACACCATTGAAATAGAAACCCAGCAATCTCGGTATTTGGTACGCCTGACCAAGCAATTGAATTCCAAATAATTGTTAATTCTTGCCACTTATCACCCACAAATCCACACATTCTACATTAAAATTTGTAACATTGCACAATTGTTTTTGGCATGGTAAATAAGATGAAAACTACATACCAGTGGCTTTGTGTATTGGGATTCTTGGTGGCTTGTTCGCCAAATTCCAAGGTTTCGCAAAACACTTCCTTATCCGATGAACCGCAGTACCTCCTCACAGTAGGCAATGAAAATGTCCCTGCTGAGGAGTTTTTGCATATGCTCTCCAAAAACAGGGACTTTGACCAAGCAAGTGAAAAACTTAGCGAAAAGGATTTTGAGGATAATTTTGAGCTCTTCATCAACTATAAGCTCAAAGTAAAAGAAGCGGAAGCCCTTGGCATGGATCAATCAGAAGAATTCCAGCGAGAATTTAACGCTTTCAAAGAGGACTTGAAAAAGCCTTATGTATTGGAAACTTCCCTTCAAGAAGGTGAAACCCAAAAAGCCTATGCCCGAATGAAAGATATGGTCCATGCACAACATGTTCTGTTGCGGTTTCCCCCAAGAGCTGTCAAGGCAGATTCCATTGCAGTTTTCAAAATGGCCACGAAGATCAAAGAAAAAGCTGAAACAGGTGAAGATTTCTCCAAGCTCGCCTTAGAATACTCCCAAGATCCATCC
Coding sequences within it:
- a CDS encoding STAS domain-containing protein encodes the protein MLTINKKQDDNHILLSLKGQVDASNSVELDEAIKEVVTQNHPTILVDGSELEYISSAGLGVFMSYLEEFEENNIQFLIYGLSEKVANVFHILGLDQLITIKANKDEALQTIHEA
- a CDS encoding ATP-binding protein, translating into MKHELRLYCEKTKLSDLRDFLDQELSSAKLTDILKNELVLAVEEVCANRIIHTHGCNPASHLHVKVLKQEDRIIFEITDSGEPFDILDYKTPDLKEVIKGRQKSKAGGGVGILLVKRIMDTIEIETQQSRYLVRLTKQLNSK
- a CDS encoding DUF721 domain-containing protein, which produces MKKYPDYNPRKKEITPLKEAFEELLQAYKLKDRFNERKIVSAWGEMMGNSIASRTSSIYAKDKKLFVKLSSGPIKKELMMNKSRVLAIIEDKFGKGAIEDISFL
- a CDS encoding GAF domain-containing SpoIIE family protein phosphatase translates to MLKFPNINIGKILLLVTVLTWLGLLFVDLLRLFGTVNRMNLGIAHEITWTLEIIFFILVYLFYTRSIDRNEQNNFIQLIWRAASTGLMVIGAAFLIRIFYIVLDDTRLSTDPLLANFFYHVNFGLTSLFLISCALLWKKLILYQKNKNTVQQWQIYEVMLFVSMFYVYFNQNTFDFTFLFGLVFLIIFGVIISVNLKWIPYLTFKDKWKSILFFAIILITTSFLFMQSMSYQSHNAEINLMDNLFLIGLFGFVFIYSLFSFLVTLFNLPTSSVFEQKLTEAINFQKLSQSIQPGQSETQVLDILVDSCMSAAYADASWLEIVDEENQLQILHQRFITNKDRKEVKELMNKYKTFSTFLNQRSPTTIDHINSPVEHDLYKSALIVPIWVNKHLLGYIFLLKEVKNGFNKEMLNIVTTFVGQASISVENHRLLNEAIKNERYKEELKIAQRVQRSLLPSDLHHNEHFDIFGFSEAADEVGGDYYETYQFDENRFALIIGDVSGKGLSAAFNMSQMKGVFHSLVQLDLPPKEFLAKANNALSSCLAKNLFITTTYYLIDTSKSSITFCRAGHCPTLYYDNAKDQTDYITLEGLGLGILRNDKYPSYLHEKTIHYHSGDILVMYTDGIVESKNQNGEEYGYDRLKEALDTYKEESPETLKNRIISSVYEFVGEAALPDDDYSLMVLKFL
- a CDS encoding DUF4197 domain-containing protein, encoding MQRNVLAWMLAIVTMMMSCTAAEVNKFIQGATEASLSEGEVSNGLKEALEKGIDTGVGIASKQDGYLGNDLIRIGLPEDVRKVENTLRKIGLGGEVDKVITTINRGAEDAAKEAKPIFISAIKQMTIQDAWTILKGEDDAATQYLQRTTTDQLVELFRPHVQKSLDNVGATRYYGDLVSSYNNFPTTSKKLDPDLNNYVTQRAIEGLFKLIAEEEEAIRENPMERTSSLLKRVFAAQD